A window of Pedobacter lusitanus contains these coding sequences:
- the corA gene encoding magnesium/cobalt transporter CorA, which translates to MDKKNKSRKKKQRLKIPKAGSSPGVVYIDENSLKPVITVHKINETTYETRELSNLNQITQLLADKNFTFWIEIKGFGSPELFETLNRELHVNRLILEDITRSYQRPKLEEYDDYVFAVSRMLLLDEDKNLENEQLSFILTDNALITLQENYSDCFGPVIQRLKVGKGNIRVAGSSYIMYALMDIIVDKYFEILSIWSEDLDLLEDRLFDKPDKSFMFDVQLIKRNLINIRRVAWPERDKLNDMLRSDSHLITEQTRPFIRDAYDHCIQIIDIVESLKEISASNIDMYLSIISNRMNEIMKVLTIISSIFIPLTFIAGVYGMNFAKEDPVTHKFMPYNMPELYASHGYLYTMVIMVIIAILQVIYFWRKGWFK; encoded by the coding sequence ATGGATAAAAAGAATAAATCCCGTAAGAAAAAACAGCGTTTAAAAATTCCCAAGGCAGGTTCCAGTCCTGGCGTAGTCTATATAGATGAAAACTCATTAAAGCCGGTAATTACGGTTCATAAGATCAATGAGACTACTTACGAAACCCGGGAACTGTCTAATCTTAATCAGATTACCCAGTTGCTGGCAGATAAAAATTTCACCTTTTGGATAGAAATAAAAGGATTTGGTTCTCCTGAGCTATTTGAAACCCTGAATCGTGAACTTCATGTAAACCGGCTGATTCTGGAAGATATTACCAGATCTTATCAGCGGCCAAAACTGGAAGAGTATGATGATTATGTTTTTGCTGTCAGCAGAATGCTTTTACTGGATGAGGATAAAAACCTGGAAAACGAACAGCTTTCCTTTATCCTGACCGATAACGCACTGATCACTTTACAGGAAAACTACTCTGATTGTTTCGGTCCGGTAATTCAAAGACTGAAAGTGGGAAAGGGAAATATCAGAGTTGCAGGCAGCAGTTATATCATGTATGCACTGATGGACATCATCGTAGATAAGTATTTTGAAATTCTCAGTATCTGGAGTGAAGATCTTGATCTGCTCGAAGATCGTCTTTTCGATAAGCCGGACAAAAGCTTCATGTTTGACGTACAGCTGATTAAAAGGAATTTAATTAATATCCGCAGGGTAGCATGGCCTGAGAGAGATAAGTTGAATGATATGCTGCGCAGTGACAGTCATCTGATTACTGAGCAAACCAGACCTTTTATTCGTGATGCTTATGATCATTGTATTCAGATAATTGATATCGTTGAATCCCTGAAAGAGATTTCTGCAAGTAATATTGATATGTATCTGTCAATTATCAGTAACCGCATGAATGAAATCATGAAGGTTTTAACCATTATATCTTCCATATTTATTCCACTAACCTTTATTGCTGGTGTCTATGGGATGAACTTTGCCAAAGAAGACCCGGTAACCCATAAATTTATGCCATATAACATGCCTGAGCTCTATGCTTCGCATGGATATTTATACACAATGGTTATTATGGTCATAATTGCTATCCTTCAGGTCATCTATTTTTGGCGAAAAGGGTGGTTTAAGTAA
- the aroQ gene encoding type II 3-dehydroquinate dehydratase, with amino-acid sequence MKIQIINGPNLNLLGIREPGVYGNRSFEEYFKELQDRYKDIELTYFQSNVEGELINKLHEVGFSFDGIILNGGGYTHTSVAIADAISGINTPVVEVHVSNIYAREEFRHVSLTGKNCKGVLTGFGLDGYRLAIESLLAG; translated from the coding sequence ATGAAGATACAGATTATTAACGGACCGAATTTAAACCTGCTGGGGATACGAGAACCAGGGGTATATGGAAATAGAAGTTTTGAAGAATATTTTAAAGAATTACAGGACAGGTATAAAGATATTGAATTAACATATTTTCAAAGTAATGTTGAAGGTGAACTGATTAACAAACTGCATGAGGTTGGTTTTTCATTTGATGGAATTATTTTGAACGGCGGGGGATATACACATACTTCTGTAGCTATTGCGGATGCCATTTCGGGTATCAATACACCGGTAGTGGAAGTACATGTTTCCAATATTTACGCCAGGGAAGAATTCCGTCATGTTTCACTAACCGGAAAGAACTGCAAAGGTGTATTAACCGGATTTGGACTGGATGGTTATCGTCTGGCTATTGAAAGTCTTTTAGCTGGCTAA
- a CDS encoding FUSC family protein yields MFNRPIRNIHDFLLSTYFADGLRITFGVLLPSLILAQFGMLKYGMTLSLGALCASVVDTPGPIVHRRNAMLVTTILITLLSVIIGLTNKNQYFIAFLLVICSFLFSMFFLYGTRAALVGTASLLIMVLSIDDVRPWKDVLIYSALVFSGSLWYAVLSYFFYRLRPYRLVQQTLSDSIHEVSEFLRSKAKFYHENTDYDDNYAELLQLQVAVHEKQDAVREVLFKTREIVRESTPEGRFLLLVFVDMVDLYEQVMSTYYNYKQLHDQFDKAGILSRYEQIIKRIAWELDEIAFALKTGGTPRPPAVLTDDVKRLKEEITALEKDNNDGKYNTLGLIALKNIEVNIENIAARVKTINGYFNKKERKNLKNTGAVDTDRFITRQKFDAKLFFDNLTLSSSTFRHAMRVSIAMLIGYLVARVLDSSHSYWILLTVLVISKPAFSLTKQRNYERLIGTVVGALIGMGILVYIHDKHTLFFILLFCMIGTYSFQRKNYIVSVLFMTPYILVLFDFLGMGSLSIARERIFDTLIGSAIALLGSYTLFPNWENKNLKEAMISTLKANMAYFDQVTLLYTTTEHNLTNYRLARKEIYVTSANLSSIFQKMFSEPKSKQRLMTEMHQFTALNHLLSSYTATLSLYFKEHSFSLSNPDELKPIVNNTLYLLNLSAEYLVKNDGELSNVPLIKSIQDDSKIINPDEMMIIEQYDMIQKVAYDIFKLSERIKI; encoded by the coding sequence ATGTTTAACCGTCCCATCAGAAACATACATGATTTTTTACTGAGCACCTATTTTGCAGATGGGCTTCGCATTACTTTTGGTGTTCTTTTACCCTCTTTAATACTCGCTCAGTTTGGCATGTTAAAGTATGGGATGACTTTATCATTAGGTGCGTTATGTGCCAGTGTCGTAGATACCCCGGGACCAATTGTACATCGCAGAAATGCAATGCTGGTCACTACCATACTAATCACGCTGTTATCTGTAATTATAGGACTAACGAATAAGAATCAGTATTTTATTGCTTTCCTTCTCGTAATCTGCAGCTTTCTGTTCTCCATGTTTTTTCTTTATGGAACAAGGGCTGCCCTGGTAGGCACGGCATCGCTATTGATCATGGTGCTCAGCATTGATGATGTGCGTCCATGGAAAGATGTTTTAATCTATTCTGCACTGGTTTTTTCAGGTAGTTTATGGTATGCTGTACTAAGTTATTTCTTTTACCGGTTAAGACCTTATCGTCTGGTTCAGCAAACGCTCAGTGATTCTATACATGAAGTCAGTGAGTTTTTACGTTCAAAAGCCAAATTCTATCATGAAAACACAGATTATGATGATAATTATGCTGAACTGCTTCAACTCCAGGTAGCTGTTCATGAAAAACAGGATGCGGTCAGAGAAGTTCTTTTTAAAACCCGTGAAATTGTTCGCGAATCTACACCTGAAGGCCGGTTCCTTTTACTCGTTTTTGTGGATATGGTAGATTTATACGAACAGGTCATGTCTACTTATTATAACTACAAACAACTTCATGATCAATTTGATAAGGCCGGCATTTTATCACGCTATGAACAAATAATCAAAAGGATTGCCTGGGAGCTGGATGAAATAGCGTTCGCACTGAAAACCGGAGGTACTCCCCGCCCGCCGGCAGTCCTTACCGATGATGTGAAACGTCTTAAAGAGGAAATTACTGCACTGGAAAAAGATAATAATGATGGTAAGTATAATACCCTGGGACTGATTGCACTTAAAAATATAGAGGTTAATATTGAAAATATAGCTGCCCGTGTAAAAACTATTAACGGATATTTTAATAAAAAGGAAAGAAAAAATTTAAAGAATACTGGTGCAGTAGATACTGACCGCTTTATTACCAGACAGAAATTTGATGCAAAGTTGTTTTTTGATAACCTCACGCTGAGTTCCTCAACTTTCAGACATGCCATGCGTGTATCAATCGCTATGCTGATTGGATACCTGGTAGCAAGAGTACTGGATTCTTCACATAGTTACTGGATTCTGCTCACTGTCCTTGTAATCTCAAAACCTGCCTTTAGCTTAACTAAACAGCGTAATTATGAACGTTTAATCGGGACTGTAGTAGGTGCACTGATCGGAATGGGTATACTGGTCTATATTCATGATAAGCATACTTTATTTTTTATTCTGTTATTCTGCATGATTGGAACCTATAGTTTCCAGAGAAAAAACTATATCGTAAGTGTCTTATTTATGACCCCTTATATACTGGTTCTGTTTGATTTTCTTGGAATGGGAAGTTTATCTATAGCCAGAGAAAGGATTTTTGATACTTTAATCGGTTCTGCGATAGCCTTATTAGGCAGTTATACCTTATTTCCAAACTGGGAAAATAAGAATCTGAAAGAAGCTATGATAAGTACACTAAAAGCAAACATGGCTTATTTCGATCAGGTAACCTTACTATACACAACTACAGAACATAATCTGACCAATTACAGACTGGCCAGGAAAGAAATCTATGTAACTTCAGCTAACTTATCGTCCATCTTTCAAAAGATGTTCTCAGAGCCTAAGAGCAAGCAGCGGCTGATGACCGAGATGCACCAGTTTACAGCACTTAACCATTTGCTGTCTTCCTATACCGCTACCCTTTCGCTATATTTTAAAGAACATTCTTTTTCACTCAGTAATCCGGATGAATTAAAACCGATTGTAAATAACACACTTTACCTGTTAAACCTTTCCGCTGAATATCTGGTTAAAAATGATGGAGAATTAAGTAACGTACCTCTGATCAAGAGTATACAGGATGACAGTAAAATAATTAATCCTGATGAAATGATGATTATTGAGCAATATGATATGATTCAGAAGGTGGCTTATGATATCTTTAAATTATCTGAAAGGATTAAAATATAA
- the mgtE gene encoding magnesium transporter: protein MQSYELDKSDVTRIKTALNGSDNQLAVILDEYHASEIAILFESLTKEDRQRIINLLPVETASEIFAEMHEEAHPEELLFQLHPDKRTEIVEELDYDDATDIISQLEEHEQKEILEDLSEDDASHIRNLMRYDEDTAGGLMNTEFIRIQLHLKKKDAIDEIIRQSEEIEEFYTIFVVDEHNVFQGIVSLKDIIKAKGNVEITALVKSDVAWVSPDTDQEEVARLISQYNITSIPVLDNQMKLLGRVTFDDVIDVLEDENTEDILKISGVSEDEELSGNWVEAVKSRLPWLIINLGTAFLASAVVRHFEPTIAKIAVLSAYMTIIAGMGGNAATQALAVTVRRISLYDLTDNQAYRTVLKEFTVGLINGAVTGLIVFIFALVFDANPLLGLVIFLAMTGNLVIAGVTGAGIPLMLKRVGIDPAIASSIIITTFTDVFGFLLLLGMASKLLL, encoded by the coding sequence ATGCAATCTTATGAACTAGACAAATCTGATGTTACCAGAATAAAAACCGCCCTTAATGGCAGCGATAATCAGTTGGCTGTAATTTTGGATGAATATCATGCGTCCGAAATTGCCATTTTGTTTGAAAGCCTGACTAAGGAGGACAGACAACGCATTATCAATCTGCTTCCTGTTGAAACTGCATCAGAGATCTTTGCCGAAATGCATGAGGAGGCGCACCCTGAAGAATTACTGTTTCAGCTCCATCCAGATAAACGTACTGAGATTGTTGAGGAGCTTGATTATGATGATGCGACGGATATTATCTCTCAGCTCGAAGAACATGAGCAAAAAGAGATTCTGGAAGACCTGAGTGAGGATGATGCTTCTCATATCAGGAATCTGATGCGTTATGATGAGGATACTGCTGGTGGATTGATGAATACGGAGTTTATCCGTATACAGCTTCACCTGAAAAAAAAGGATGCTATCGACGAAATTATCAGACAAAGTGAAGAAATTGAAGAGTTCTATACGATTTTTGTTGTTGATGAACATAATGTGTTCCAGGGGATAGTCTCTCTGAAAGATATTATCAAGGCTAAGGGGAATGTGGAAATTACAGCATTGGTTAAATCCGATGTAGCCTGGGTAAGCCCTGATACTGACCAGGAAGAAGTTGCCAGATTGATTTCCCAGTATAATATTACAAGTATTCCTGTACTGGATAACCAGATGAAATTACTCGGAAGAGTAACTTTTGATGATGTTATTGACGTTTTGGAGGATGAAAATACTGAGGATATCCTGAAAATATCAGGGGTATCGGAAGATGAGGAACTAAGTGGTAACTGGGTAGAAGCTGTAAAATCAAGGCTGCCATGGTTAATCATTAACTTAGGGACGGCTTTTCTTGCTTCTGCAGTTGTAAGACACTTTGAACCGACTATTGCAAAAATTGCTGTGCTTTCTGCTTATATGACAATTATAGCCGGGATGGGTGGAAATGCCGCTACTCAGGCTCTGGCTGTAACAGTAAGAAGAATATCGCTTTATGATCTGACTGACAATCAGGCTTACCGCACCGTATTAAAGGAGTTTACAGTAGGTTTGATTAATGGTGCAGTAACAGGCTTAATCGTATTCATTTTTGCGCTTGTATTCGACGCAAATCCTTTACTGGGACTTGTTATTTTTCTGGCAATGACCGGAAATCTGGTGATCGCAGGTGTAACAGGAGCGGGGATACCATTGATGCTGAAAAGGGTAGGTATTGATCCTGCAATTGCTTCGTCAATCATTATTACAACGTTTACAGATGTATTTGGATTCTTACTCTTATTAGGAATGGCCAGTAAACTGCTCCTGTAG
- a CDS encoding glycosyltransferase family 2 protein, producing the protein MSEPKVAVVILNWNGKQLLKDFLPSVIKSRYNNLQLIVGDNASTDGSVDYIKNNFPEIQIIENDRNYGFAEGYNRILKQVTADYYVLLNSDVEVPENWIEPVIKAMEADPAIAAAQPKIKWQKDKTQFEYAGAAGGFLDINAFPFCRGRIFDQIEPDLGQYNQFREIFWASGAAFFIKTKQWDETGGLDPDLFAHMEEIDLCWRLKNLGYKIVYCPDAEVYHVGGGTLDANNPYKVFLNFRNNLMIMQKNLPAGEAVLSIFIRMSIDFIAWLQFLFKGKTKFAFAINKAHYQFLANLSKTGKKRAETQLSYSKHTGVYHSSVVWSYFIKGIRHFSQLKDFQ; encoded by the coding sequence ATGTCAGAGCCGAAAGTAGCTGTTGTAATCCTCAATTGGAACGGAAAACAATTATTGAAAGATTTTTTACCCAGTGTAATTAAATCCCGGTATAATAATCTTCAATTGATTGTTGGCGATAATGCATCGACAGACGGATCTGTAGATTATATCAAAAATAATTTCCCGGAAATACAGATAATTGAGAACGATCGTAACTATGGATTCGCTGAAGGTTATAATCGCATTCTTAAACAGGTTACTGCTGATTATTATGTGCTGTTAAACTCTGATGTTGAGGTTCCTGAAAACTGGATTGAGCCTGTAATTAAGGCTATGGAGGCTGACCCGGCCATCGCCGCTGCACAACCAAAAATAAAGTGGCAAAAAGATAAAACTCAATTTGAATATGCTGGTGCTGCAGGGGGCTTCCTGGATATTAATGCTTTTCCATTTTGCCGCGGAAGAATCTTTGATCAGATAGAACCTGATCTGGGGCAATATAACCAGTTCAGGGAGATTTTCTGGGCAAGCGGTGCTGCTTTCTTCATTAAAACAAAACAATGGGATGAAACAGGTGGATTAGATCCTGATCTTTTTGCCCATATGGAAGAAATTGATCTTTGCTGGCGTTTAAAGAATCTTGGATATAAGATTGTCTACTGTCCGGATGCTGAGGTTTATCATGTTGGCGGAGGTACCTTAGATGCTAATAATCCTTATAAAGTATTTCTCAATTTCAGAAATAACCTGATGATCATGCAGAAAAATCTGCCTGCCGGCGAAGCGGTACTAAGCATATTCATCAGAATGAGTATTGATTTTATTGCCTGGCTGCAGTTCCTGTTTAAAGGGAAAACTAAATTTGCATTCGCCATCAACAAAGCGCATTACCAGTTTTTAGCGAACCTCAGTAAAACAGGTAAGAAAAGAGCTGAAACACAATTAAGCTACTCCAAACACACCGGAGTTTATCATTCCAGTGTGGTCTGGAGTTATTTTATCAAGGGAATCCGGCATTTTAGCCAGCTAAAAGACTTTCAATAG
- a CDS encoding WbqC family protein, producing MHNPAIFPLFYLPPVSYFSALNAHNFEFLLEKEEHFPKQTYRNRARIYSPNGALDLFLPVIKGSKYHTKIKDVKISYDFKWQRLHWLSLESCYRNSAYFEYYEDELAVFYQKKFEFLFDYNLEILQWIFKQLKKPAEFNFTTEYTKEIAPEIDYRSKIHFKEPELIFPAKPYYQVFEDRKGFMSNMSIADLLFNQGPQAKNYL from the coding sequence ATGCACAATCCAGCTATATTTCCTCTTTTTTATCTTCCTCCTGTAAGTTATTTCTCTGCCCTGAACGCACATAATTTTGAATTTTTACTGGAAAAAGAAGAACATTTTCCAAAACAGACTTATCGGAACAGAGCCAGAATATATTCACCTAATGGTGCTTTAGATCTGTTTTTGCCTGTTATCAAGGGGTCGAAGTATCATACAAAGATCAAAGATGTTAAAATTAGTTATGATTTTAAATGGCAGCGCCTGCATTGGTTAAGTCTGGAAAGCTGTTATCGTAATTCAGCTTATTTCGAATATTATGAAGATGAACTGGCCGTTTTTTACCAGAAGAAATTCGAATTCCTGTTTGATTATAATCTGGAAATTTTGCAATGGATATTCAAGCAATTGAAAAAACCTGCAGAATTTAATTTTACAACTGAGTATACGAAAGAGATAGCACCTGAAATTGATTACAGGTCAAAAATTCATTTCAAAGAACCTGAGCTAATATTTCCGGCCAAACCTTATTATCAGGTATTTGAAGACAGAAAAGGATTTATGTCAAACATGAGCATCGCTGATTTGTTATTCAATCAAGGCCCGCAGGCAAAAAATTATCTCTAG
- a CDS encoding organic hydroperoxide resistance protein translates to MEKLYTAAVLAKGGRDGHIKSSDGTIEFDIRVPKEMGGQGGATNPEQLFAAAWGPCYLGALHAVAKNEGIEVSEATVNVQVSFNQDGNAYVLSAELDVHIPGLSHDETQKLADKAHKACPYSKATRGNIETRVTAV, encoded by the coding sequence ATGGAAAAGTTATATACAGCTGCAGTACTGGCTAAAGGAGGCCGGGATGGCCATATAAAATCAAGTGACGGAACTATTGAATTTGATATCAGAGTTCCAAAAGAAATGGGTGGCCAGGGAGGAGCAACAAATCCTGAACAATTATTTGCTGCTGCCTGGGGACCATGTTATCTGGGGGCATTACATGCTGTTGCTAAAAATGAGGGAATCGAGGTTTCGGAAGCCACAGTGAATGTACAGGTTTCTTTTAATCAGGATGGCAATGCTTATGTATTATCAGCAGAGCTGGATGTTCATATACCAGGGCTTAGTCATGATGAAACTCAGAAACTGGCTGATAAAGCACATAAAGCCTGCCCTTATTCAAAAGCAACCAGAGGTAATATTGAAACAAGGGTTACCGCAGTATAA